The genomic interval TTGTAATGTAATTTGTTGTTCAAAAAAACTACAAACATAATCCTAATAATCTGCATAATGATTATCGTCATCTTGTTGTTGCGTAGGTGGTTCCTTTTGCCTTGGCGGTTCTTGTGGCGACAATACTTGTTGAGATTGTTGAGCAACAGAACTTCGTGCTTCGGAAGGAAGGAAAGGAAGAATGATACTAACCAATGATTTCACATGCTCGGTGAGTTTATCATTGTGTTCCTTATAATTTCGAACTTCTTCCTTTAGCAACAAAACGCTTGGTGAATCCTCAGAGGAACTTGAAGGTTGATTATAGGTGAGAGTATTACCACGTTTAAAGTTATGAGCCAAGTCTCCAACCCCGTAGATTCGACCTTTCTTCTTGCCACCTGCTGCAAGAAGCCAACTTTCAAGTCTAATTCTGTCTTCCTCTGCAGAATCTATGGGGGATGATCCAGATGCAACCTCTGATCTAACTTGGGAAAGTCTACTCTGAAATTCTTCCTATTATTGATACACAAAAATAATGTCATATGTAcaatatataactaaaataaagaaaaataacaacaaaatgTAACTCACGTGTGTACGTCTCGATCTTTCATCAACAAATTCACCACTACTTTTTCGTATATGAGTCTGCATAAATACCTCATCAATATATGCAGGACGACCCAACTGTTTTGCCTATAAACaacaaacataaataatattatttttatgcaaAACAATACCATCCAACTTCTTAAACTTGATATAATCCAATGTAGTATTATCAAATATCTAACCTTCAAACATTGTATAATAGAATAATATGTAATcataaaacataattcaaaaccAATTACAAACAAAGTCCAATGTAACTTATATGTTTCGTGAATACATACCATGCGAATGGCATGCTCATGTGTACTAATGGAGCCACCTGTGTGTAAAGAACCACCTGTGTCAGATGTTCGGTTTTTTTGGTTTTGACTACACTTGGAACGAAAGTCAGGTGAATTCCACTGAGATAGCAAAGAAGTCCAGACATCGTCAAACATCCAAATAGGCTTTTTCCCATTTTTTCTAGCTTCCATGAACATTTCAGATAACCTATGTGCGGCTTTTGAgtggaagttttttttaatcctTTCCTCATGTTCAGGTTTCCAACAGACTTTTTTCTATGTAAACACaaaatttatagttaaaaaagtgaagaattttttaatacaacactttaaataaataataactgaGAATTCAATTATGGAAGATGCCAAATACCAAAAGAAATTGACATTTTAATTAAATGCAACATGTATAATATAAcaagtattgttaatattaaatataagaaGAAATACTTTAAAACGTTTGAAGAAGATTTCTCTGTCTTCATCAGTCATTGAACCCCATGTAAGCCATGGCTGAAAATATTGTTGTTTAATGATGAATGTGATTGCCTGTGATGCAACCCTACATGGATGAAACCTTAAAAAAACAagtaataaagaaattattagataataaattgataaaagaaataatgTGAAAGATTTTATTTATGGTCTTTACTTACCCATTACCATAAGGTGAAATCATAGGAAGAGCATGACCAACTGAGAGAGTGTCATCCTCATTGTTTGATTCTGCATCACCTCTATCACGGTAAATCCGCGCACCTTCCCCAATAGCACAATCATTGATTCTAGAAGGCACTGATAGCGGTGAAGGTGTTGATAATGGTGTAACCCTTGGCAATGGTGATGGTACTGATGATGTTGAGGGTCCTGTACCTGATGGAGAAGGCGCTGATGCCACAACTGGGGTTGGGGAAGATGTGGTGGGAGAAATGTCTCTTCTTGATTGAAAAGGTATGTCTGCAGTCCTAGGACATGGAAAAGATGCAGCTGTAGAGATAGGCGTGAGACCTGGGGTAGGAGAAGatgtatgtgcaggagttgggGATGGGGAAGGTTCATGTGTAATAGGTGCATTTGGTGGGGGTGGAATATTTACTTTAAGCACATATCGTGGCCTTTTACGCTTCATTACTCTTTTCCCCTTATTTTGACCAGATAAGTAAGGTTTTGGTTGGTCACATCCTCCTGAAGACATCTATaaccaaaaaattatattatcaatTATAAATGAAAGGAACATACTGCAATTAAAAACACACAAcataataaaagtttctttcacAGAAGAATCATTATGTTATTACATAAACAAGAAAATAGCAACAGTAACAATCCCATAATGTATTCATAGCACATAATTCAATCATCATCAAATTCATGttcttcattgtcttcttcTGAATCATTTTGTTCAAGTTGCCCATCTTCACTATCCTCTCCAGTATAATCATCTTCAGTGTCCCCATTTTCACTATCTTCAAACTCCTCTTCATTATCCTcttcttgaaaatcttgaaattcaTTATCTTCGTCCATTTCTTCAACATGAACCTGCGAATGTTGGAATCCTGAAATACCTTCAACTTCAATTACTTCATTTACATGAGACATTTCATCTATTTGGTAAGGAACATCATCTTCCATATCAAGAGATGCAATGCGACCTCTAGGCTTTGTTTTAATTGCAACACACCaactttttttgtcctttcttgATGTCGGATAGGGGACATAATATACTTGTCTTACATTATGTGCAAGGATAAATGGATCAAAGGGTAAATACCTTTTCTCGATGTGAATGTCCACAATTCCATATTTAGGATCCACTATTGTACCTCTATGTGATGGATCAAACCACTGACAATAAAATACCACCACTTTCTTCGGGGAGCTCGAAGAATTGTACTCTAGCTCATATATGTGTTCAATGAGTCCATAGAAATCATCATGGCCTCCTTCCGTGAGCCCCTTTACATAAACACcactatttattgtttttttcccCTTGCTCCATGCATGAGTGTGAAATTTGTACCCATTGACGAAGTAAGTGTGCCATTCATTAGCACATGTGAAAGGGCCATATGATAATTCCCTTAAGTGTATGTTTCTTACATTTAAAGGCTCACTTGTAACCTACAAAGGCAAGAGATACTGacttatctatatttttttaggtTAAATAAGACATAACTTAATCACATTGAGTTGATCATACCTGACCCGTAAACCATTCAGGGAAATGTGCATGTATATCATTTGATGCATTTGATGAGCTTATTTGTTTAGATTGCAAGAATGAACTGTGAAACATATTAAAACAATCAAGAATGGTTTATTTAGAGGatcaattttttcaaaaattgaagTCAATTATTTGATATACTCACTCGAGGTATGGTTTTACTTCGTTGCAATTGATCAAAACATGAACATGGACAGAGTTCCATTCTTTATGGTTGAACCAATGGATTAACTTTTTTCCTGAAGAACGACCAGGCTGGTTAAAGATGGATAACATTGATGGAAAACTTTCAATTCCACGAGGTATTTCATTTCTACGATTTCGTGGTGACAACATGAAGTTCTTGAAATAGTGGGAACAAAAGTGAATTGTTTCTCGGTGCAAGTAAGATGCAGAAATTGATCCTTCAACTTGAGCCTTATTTTTCACTGAGCGTTTAGAATCACCCATAAACCTATAATTAAGTAAATTGGAGATGGATTTAGAcaaataaatgaattattttgacataataacaataatattttgcATACCTTTCAAATGGATACATCCATCTATATTGAACTGGTCCACCaagtcttgcttcatttgcaAGATGAATTGGAAGGTGTTCCATTGAATCAAAGAATGCAGGGGGGAACACTCTCTCCAACTTGCAAAGaatgattgaaatattttcttccATTCTAACCAAGTCATGATCCTTTATTGTTGCCGAGCACAAATCTTTGAAGAAATGGCTAACTTCGATAAGTGGATTCAAAACATGCACTGGTAATGAATGAAATGCAATAGGAAGTAAACACTCCATGAATATATGACAATCATGACTTTTCATCCCAAGCATCTTCCCCTTGTCTACATCCACACATCTTGCCAAATTTGAAGAATAACCATCAGGCATACGAAGTTCTTTTATCCATTGATAAACTAACTTTGATTCCCCTGTAGTTAAAGTGTAATTTGCTTTTGGTTTTAGAATCTTCCCATTAGCTTGCAACTTTAACTCCAAATTCAGGTCTCCTACAATGCAATGTTAGGTCTTTTCTTGCCTTATCATTGTCCTTTGTTTTACCTTTTACATCCATGACGGTGTTAAATATATTGTCAAAGAAATTTTTCTCTATATGCATAACATCAAGATTGTGCCTCAATAAATTATCTTTCCAATATGGAAGATCCCAAAAGATACTTCTTTTTGTCCAATTATGCCACTCTCCATAACTTGGTAATTTTGACCTGTGAGGCTCATCTATGACTGTTGGTAGATTCCTAACTATATTCCAAACCTCTTCAGATGTCAACATAGGTGGTGGTCCACCCATTTCAACTTTGTCCTTTTTGAAAGCCTTTTTATTCCTCCTAAATGTATGATCATTAGGCAAGAACCTACGGTGTGAGTCAAACCAACTATTTTTTTGTCCATGTTCTAATCTAAAGGCCTTTGTGTGCTCCATGCAATACGGGCAagccaatttaccttgagtccCCCAACCAGACAACATGCCATATGCAGGGAAGTCATTAATTGTCCACATTAGACTTGCTCGCATCATAAAGTTTTGCTTCCTTGAAATATCGTATGTTTCAACACCACTCCACAACTTTTTAAGATCATCGATAAGTGGTTGCAAATAAACATCGATACGAGCCTTCGGATTATGTGGACTGGGAATGAGACAACTCAAAAACATATAGGGTCTAGACATGCACATTTCAGGAGGAAGATTATATGGGGTGACAATTACTGGCCAACAAGAGTAAGGTTTTGCTGATGCTTGAATATATGGATTAAATCCATCAGAGCATAAACCAAGTCGTACATTACGTGGCTCAGCGGCAAATTCAGGATGTAATTGATCAAAATGTTTCCAAGCTTCACCATCTGAGGGATGTCGTAGCACACCCGAAGGTCTTCTATTATCATAGTGCCATGTCATTTGTCCTGAAGTTTGCATAGATGCAAACAATCTTTGTAATCTTGGAATTATAGGAAAATAGAACATTCTTTTCAGACGAATTGGTTTTCTTTTACTTGTTCCAACTCTTGGGTCATGATATCGTGCATGATGACAAAATTTACACTGTAGTAGTCGTCCATCATTTTTCCCATATTCATTGTCATAAAAAAGCATACAACCTTTTACACAACAATTTATCCTCTTAGCCTTCAACCCCAACATTGACACTAACCTCTTAGCATCATAATAACTTTTTGGCAAACCCTCTTTTATTGGTGTAGCATCCGACAACATTGTTGTGATAAAATCTAAGCATTGGTTAGGAACATTCCAATTAGACTTGCAAGCTAACAATTTCATACACATTGATAATTTAGAATCTACAGCACCTACAAACAATGGCTCATTAGCCTCTAACAACAGATCATAAAATCTCTGAGCTTCTTCATTGGGAGGCTCCTCTCTGTTATTAAAATTAGATGGTTCAAATGTGTCATGTTGCCCAAGAGCATCGT from Phaseolus vulgaris cultivar G19833 chromosome 1, P. vulgaris v2.0, whole genome shotgun sequence carries:
- the LOC137816153 gene encoding uncharacterized protein encodes the protein MSSGGCDQPKPYLSGQNKGKRVMKRKRPRYVLKVNIPPPPNAPITHEPSPSPTPAHTSSPTPGLTPISTAASFPCPRTADIPFQSRRDISPTTSSPTPVVASAPSPSGTGPSTSSVPSPLPRVTPLSTPSPLSVPSRINDCAIGEGARIYRDRGDAESNNEDDTLSVGHALPMISPYGNGFHPCRVASQAITFIIKQQYFQPWLTWGSMTDEDREIFFKRFKKKVCWKPEHEERIKKNFHSKAAHRLSEMFMEARKNGKKPIWMFDDVWTSLLSQWNSPDFRSKCSQNQKNRTSDTGGSLHTGGSISTHEHAIRMAKQLGRPAYIDEVFMQTHIRKSSGEFVDERSRRTHEEFQSRLSQVRSEVASGSSPIDSAEEDRIRLESWLLAAGGKKKGRIYGVGDLAHNFKRGNTLTYNQPSSSSEDSPSVLLLKEEVRNYKEHNDKLTEHVKSLVSIILPFLPSEARSSVAQQSQQVLSPQEPPRQKEPPTQQQDDDNHYADY
- the LOC137815907 gene encoding uncharacterized protein → MEWFHVNRSWMYDRCYIGRGGLKESFVNGVEEFVIKACQQQSYLNERELRCPCDKCQCTKIFPIEMVKLHLYKNGFMYDYHVWIHHGEQVPHVNDNDDHVRVSSSDVHVDESEQFVAMQDMVHDALGQHDTFEPSNFNNREEPPNEEAQRFYDLLLEANEPLFVGAVDSKLSMCMKLLACKSNWNVPNQCLDFITTMLSDATPIKEGLPKSYYDAKRLVSMLGLKAKRINCCVKGCMLFYDNEYGKNDGRLLQCKFCHHARYHDPRVGTSKRKPIRLKRMFYFPIIPRLQRLFASMQTSGQMTWHYDNRRPSGVLRHPSDGEAWKHFDQLHPEFAAEPRNVRLGLCSDGFNPYIQASAKPYSCWPVIVTPYNLPPEMCMSRPYMFLSCLIPSPHNPKARIDVYLQPLIDDLKKLWSGVETYDISRKQNFMMRASLMWTINDFPAYGMLSGWGTQGKLACPYCMEHTKAFRLEHGQKNSWFDSHRRFLPNDHTFRRNKKAFKKDKVEMGGPPPMLTSEEVWNIVRNLPTVIDEPHRSKLPSYGEWHNWTKRSIFWDLPYWKDNLLRHNLDVMHIEKNFFDNIFNTVMDVKGKTKDNDKARKDLTLHCRRPEFGVKVAS